From the Alloalcanivorax dieselolei B5 genome, one window contains:
- a CDS encoding crotonase/enoyl-CoA hydratase family protein: MSELVTYQLDDGIVTLTLNSPENRNPISDADMIEALLDALDRLEADPQARVAILTGAGSAFSSGGNVKKMGAAGGLNDATAPVKTRRNYKTGIQRIPLAFEKLEVPVIAAVNGPAVGAGCDLACMCDIRIAGERAWFAESFVKLGIIPGDGGAWLLQRVVGFSKAAEMALTGDRVGAEEALACGLVSRVVPDDKLLDEARALAARIAANPPQAVRMTKRLLWTARSSRLDTVLEMSAAMQALAHTTDDHDEAVAAFIEKRDPTFSGQ, encoded by the coding sequence ATGAGCGAACTGGTTACCTATCAACTCGACGACGGTATCGTCACCCTGACCCTGAACAGCCCGGAAAACCGCAACCCGATCTCCGACGCCGACATGATCGAAGCGCTGCTGGATGCCCTGGATCGCTTGGAGGCGGACCCGCAAGCCCGGGTGGCGATCCTCACCGGCGCCGGCAGTGCCTTCTCCAGCGGCGGCAACGTGAAAAAGATGGGTGCCGCTGGCGGTCTCAACGACGCCACGGCCCCGGTGAAAACCCGGCGCAACTACAAAACCGGCATTCAGCGCATTCCGCTGGCGTTCGAAAAACTGGAAGTCCCGGTGATCGCCGCCGTCAACGGCCCGGCGGTGGGCGCCGGCTGCGATCTGGCCTGCATGTGCGATATCCGCATCGCCGGCGAACGCGCCTGGTTCGCCGAGAGTTTCGTCAAGTTGGGCATCATTCCCGGAGACGGTGGCGCCTGGTTGCTTCAGCGGGTGGTCGGGTTCTCCAAAGCGGCGGAAATGGCACTCACCGGCGACCGCGTCGGCGCCGAGGAGGCGCTCGCCTGTGGTCTGGTGTCCCGGGTGGTGCCCGACGACAAGTTGCTGGACGAAGCCCGTGCCCTGGCCGCGCGTATCGCCGCCAACCCGCCGCAGGCGGTGCGCATGACCAAACGCCTGCTGTGGACCGCGCGCTCCTCGCGTCTGGATACGGTGCTGGAAATGTCCGCCGCCATGCAGGCGCTGGCCCACACCACCGATGACCACGACGAAGCCGTGGCCGCCTTCATTGAAAAGCGGGACCCGACCTTCAGCGGCCAGTGA
- a CDS encoding GNAT family N-acetyltransferase, which translates to MGRPPVPMTDDYNQVLRRNTVWVADDGLGIQGVVELEETDFGLLTKNMAVDPDFQKQGLGRRLLAQAEQLAREAGHDALYIYISEAMVENLVFYLDHGYQEYERRLEQGTYRRIYLRKHLA; encoded by the coding sequence ATGGGACGTCCCCCGGTACCGATGACCGACGACTACAACCAGGTTCTGCGGCGTAACACGGTATGGGTGGCCGATGACGGCCTCGGCATCCAGGGCGTGGTGGAACTGGAGGAAACGGATTTCGGGCTGCTCACCAAGAACATGGCGGTGGATCCGGACTTTCAGAAACAGGGCCTGGGGCGTCGCCTGCTGGCCCAGGCCGAACAGCTGGCCCGCGAAGCCGGGCATGATGCGCTGTACATTTACATCAGCGAGGCCATGGTGGAGAACCTGGTGTTCTATCTCGACCACGGCTATCAGGAGTACGAACGGCGCCTGGAGCAGGGCACCTACCGGCGTATCTATTTGCGTAAACACTTGGCCTGA
- a CDS encoding alkane 1-monooxygenase — protein MFAKMSSDTMLKIKKWGYLLFWAAVLPLLPFSVYVGREAGTQDYWAWFIYFVVFGMVPLLDYLIGKDPSNPDEKVQVPSLSEERIYTFFLFLMGFVWLGVLFYAGHVFISNDYGWFGKLGWIVSIGTVGGIIAINLGHEFVHKDPKLENWMGGLLLSSVTYAGFKVEHVRGHHVHVSTPQDASSSQYNQGLYSFLPRAIKHNFLNAWKLEKQYLERKGKKNFSIHNELIWWYSISALFAVAFGIAFGWQGVLFFLAQSFVAALTLEVINYIEHYGLHRRVQENGRYERVTPAHSWNSNYLLTNLALFQLQRHSDHHAYAKRRYQVLRHYEESPQLPGGYAAMYVLALFPPLWKKVMNPRVEAYYEGEMDQLFRNARRVNNIA, from the coding sequence ATGTTCGCCAAAATGTCGTCCGACACCATGTTGAAAATAAAAAAGTGGGGCTATCTCCTGTTCTGGGCCGCGGTACTGCCGCTGCTGCCGTTCAGCGTCTATGTGGGACGTGAGGCCGGCACCCAGGACTATTGGGCCTGGTTCATCTATTTCGTCGTGTTCGGCATGGTGCCGTTGCTCGACTACCTTATCGGCAAGGACCCCTCCAACCCGGATGAGAAGGTCCAGGTGCCTTCCCTGAGCGAGGAGCGCATCTACACGTTCTTCCTGTTTCTGATGGGCTTTGTCTGGCTGGGCGTGCTGTTCTACGCCGGCCATGTGTTCATCAGCAACGACTACGGTTGGTTCGGCAAGCTGGGGTGGATTGTTTCCATCGGTACCGTGGGCGGCATCATCGCCATTAATCTGGGCCATGAGTTCGTCCACAAGGATCCCAAGCTGGAGAACTGGATGGGGGGGCTGCTGCTGTCCTCGGTGACCTACGCCGGCTTCAAGGTGGAGCACGTGCGCGGCCATCACGTTCATGTTTCAACCCCGCAGGATGCCTCCTCATCCCAGTACAATCAGGGGCTGTACAGCTTTCTGCCGCGCGCCATCAAGCATAACTTCCTCAATGCCTGGAAGCTGGAAAAGCAATATCTGGAGCGTAAGGGCAAAAAGAACTTCAGCATCCATAATGAGCTGATCTGGTGGTACAGCATTTCCGCTTTGTTCGCGGTGGCTTTCGGTATCGCTTTCGGCTGGCAGGGTGTGCTGTTTTTCCTGGCACAGAGCTTCGTTGCCGCCTTGACGCTGGAGGTCATCAACTACATCGAGCACTACGGCCTGCATCGTCGGGTTCAGGAAAATGGCCGCTATGAGCGGGTAACCCCGGCGCATAGCTGGAACTCCAATTACCTCCTCACCAACCTGGCCCTGTTCCAATTGCAGCGTCACAGTGATCACCATGCCTATGCCAAGCGGCGCTATCAGGTCCTGCGCCACTACGAGGAAAGTCCGCAATTGCCCGGTGGTTACGCCGCCATGTATGTGCTGGCGTTGTTCCCGCCGCTGTGGAAAAAGGTCATGAATCCCCGCGTTGAGGCTTACTACGAAGGGGAAATGGATCAGTTGTTCCGCAATGCGCGCCGCGTGAACAACATCGCTTGA
- a CDS encoding cryptochrome/photolyase family protein — MAMRLVWFRNDLRCHGHTPLRQALAGAGPVLALYVLCPGQWDAHDVAPLRRWYVLESLRELGEELAARGVDLHVIDGGDFAGAVEVVQRFVADRGVTEVFCNREYPVNELNRDRAVARSLENTGVRIRGFDDGVLVPPRALNTGKGTPYTVFTAYKRRWDAWMEEKGPPLPETPRWPGGQGDFVGRATVRKALAELSVSPRLTELWQPGEAAAARQLERFVARDLAHYKNRRDIPCEAGTSGLSAALSAGTLAPAQAWWVARLAMRDAGVREGAACWIGELAWRDFYRQILHRFPMLAKGAPFRPETRLLQWNDNETLFNAWCQGRTGYPLVDAAMRQLLSTGWMHNRLRMLTAMFLTKHLFIDWRKGERFFMQHLIDGDVAANNGGWQWSASTGTDAAPYFRVFSPVRQSRRFDPQGHFIARYVPELAELDNDSVHEPWKQPLLSGDYPPPVVAHEGVKQRVEAAFRAARDTWRRQGEGAGSSGA, encoded by the coding sequence ATGGCCATGCGTCTGGTCTGGTTCCGTAACGATCTGCGCTGTCATGGGCATACGCCGCTACGGCAAGCGCTGGCCGGCGCCGGTCCGGTGCTTGCTTTGTATGTGCTGTGCCCCGGGCAGTGGGACGCTCACGATGTCGCGCCGCTGCGTCGCTGGTATGTACTGGAGAGTCTGCGGGAGTTGGGCGAGGAGCTCGCGGCTCGGGGCGTCGACTTGCATGTGATCGATGGCGGCGATTTCGCCGGCGCGGTGGAGGTAGTGCAACGCTTTGTCGCCGACCGGGGTGTCACCGAGGTGTTCTGCAATCGTGAATACCCCGTCAACGAGCTGAATCGGGATCGGGCAGTGGCGCGTTCACTGGAAAACACCGGCGTGCGCATTCGCGGTTTCGATGATGGCGTGTTGGTGCCGCCGCGAGCGCTGAATACCGGCAAGGGCACCCCTTACACCGTCTTCACGGCGTATAAGCGGCGTTGGGATGCGTGGATGGAGGAGAAAGGTCCGCCACTGCCGGAGACGCCGCGATGGCCGGGCGGGCAAGGTGATTTCGTTGGTCGAGCCACGGTGCGAAAGGCGCTGGCGGAACTGTCGGTGTCGCCGCGGTTGACGGAACTCTGGCAGCCAGGAGAAGCCGCCGCGGCCCGGCAACTGGAACGGTTCGTGGCGCGGGATCTGGCACACTACAAGAACCGGCGTGATATCCCCTGCGAAGCCGGAACCAGTGGGTTATCGGCGGCGTTGTCCGCCGGCACGCTGGCGCCGGCCCAGGCCTGGTGGGTCGCCCGGCTGGCGATGCGCGATGCTGGCGTGCGGGAGGGCGCGGCTTGCTGGATCGGCGAACTGGCCTGGCGGGATTTTTATCGGCAAATTCTGCACCGGTTCCCGATGTTGGCCAAGGGCGCGCCGTTTCGCCCGGAAACCCGCTTGTTGCAGTGGAACGACAACGAAACGCTATTTAACGCCTGGTGCCAGGGGCGCACCGGTTATCCGCTGGTGGACGCGGCCATGCGGCAGTTGCTAAGCACGGGATGGATGCATAACCGGTTGCGCATGTTGACCGCCATGTTTCTGACCAAGCATCTGTTTATCGATTGGCGCAAGGGCGAGCGGTTTTTCATGCAACATCTGATCGACGGGGATGTTGCCGCCAACAATGGCGGCTGGCAATGGAGTGCTTCCACCGGAACCGATGCGGCGCCTTATTTCCGGGTCTTCAGCCCGGTACGGCAAAGCCGGCGGTTCGATCCGCAAGGACATTTTATTGCCCGTTACGTGCCGGAGCTGGCGGAGCTCGATAACGACAGTGTTCATGAGCCCTGGAAGCAGCCGCTGTTGAGCGGCGACTATCCGCCGCCGGTGGTGGCGCATGAAGGGGTGAAGCAACGGGTGGAAGCCGCTTTTCGGGCCGCCCGTGATACCTGGCGGCGGCAAGGCGAAGGGGCTGGATCCTCTGGAGCCTGA